ATGGCATTTGTCAAACCTTTGATGGACACATAACCGACTCTTTGTTAATTCTGAGAGATTACATTATCAAAAACCAAAATGTTCTCAGAGAATTCTGTAAAAACTTTAATTTTGGGTACGATATTTTGTGCAACATACTATTTCTTGCTGTATATCTGCATGATATAGGTAAACTCACAAAGGATTTCCAACAGAATATAAAGGATAATAAATCAACTGCTTCAGCTTCACATGCATTCTTTGGGTTGCCTTTCATAAATTCAGACCTCCCGGACGATCTAAATAGCCTTCTAAGGTTGGTTATTCTCTCACATCATAGCCAATTATACAATCAAATCTTCGATAACGCCAACTTAAAGTCTAAAGTAATTTATTGTATGAATAACCATATTAAAGAACACATAAATTCTTATGAAATAGCCTATAAAGAACTTTTCTCAGATCTGTTCATCCTTAAAAACAGCCCAATGTATCAGGAACGAGAATATCTGTCACATTTTAATCTTATGCGACAGATTCTAAGAAAAGAGTTGAGGCATCTTAAAAACGGCTACAATAAAGATACGAAGACTAAAGCAGTCTATTGTATGGTGCTATCCGTTTTAAAACATTGTGACCAAAAGGCAAGTAAAAACTTTAGTGAAAGTGCTGAGTTAAAGCACGAGAAGATTTACGGTTCTGTCATCGAACAAAAAGTATTGGATAAGATTAATTATTCGCTGGATCTGTTTAGGTTATCTGAAGAACGATTATTGAACAAATATGCCCTCTATGATTATCAGAAAGACGCTATGAATATTGATTATTACGGTATCATCTCAGCACCATGTGGGAGAGGAAAAACAGAGGGCGCCTTGCTTGCTGCATTAACTATACTCAATAATTATAAGAAAAACCTGATAATATTTGCTCTACCAACGCAGATTACTTCAAATGCTATGTATGATCGAATGAAAGAGGTCTTTGGTGAGGAAAACGTTGGGATATATCATGGTATGAGTAGATTTATCCACGGTGAAGAGAATAATTTGGAAATAGATGATGTAAGTGCGCTGGTATATGATGAAAAAGTCTTTTCTAAACCAGTTATTGTAACGACAATTGATCACTTAATCTATTCGCTTGTACATGGGTATAAACAGGCAGATTTCGCATTGGGTAATATTCTTAATAGCGTGGTAATATTTGACGAGATCCATTATTATGAGAATCACACGCTTCGAT
The window above is part of the Methanomicrobia archaeon genome. Proteins encoded here:
- the cas3 gene encoding CRISPR-associated helicase Cas3' encodes the protein MIMLPSELIAKRRDDGICQTFDGHITDSLLILRDYIIKNQNVLREFCKNFNFGYDILCNILFLAVYLHDIGKLTKDFQQNIKDNKSTASASHAFFGLPFINSDLPDDLNSLLRLVILSHHSQLYNQIFDNANLKSKVIYCMNNHIKEHINSYEIAYKELFSDLFILKNSPMYQEREYLSHFNLMRQILRKELRHLKNGYNKDTKTKAVYCMVLSVLKHCDQKASKNFSESAELKHEKIYGSVIEQKVLDKINYSLDLFRLSEERLLNKYALYDYQKDAMNIDYYGIISAPCGRGKTEGALLAALTILNNYKKNLIIFALPTQITSNAMYDRMKEVFGEENVGIYHGMSRFIHGEENNLEIDDVSALVYDEKVFSKPVIVTTIDHLIYSLVHGYKQADFALGNILNSVVIFDEIHYYENHTLRYILDCFDILKELHIPHIAMSGTLPEFILRRLDNNGYKLIEDEEGMDFNPFILQRESSLIFDHLDRIEELYNGCKNQIIILNTVKRAQKIYRLLGDKIPKYNLYLLHSQFTFYDRWNKESEIKDLEDKRPWIIVSTQVIEISVDISCDVMHTEIAPIDAIGQRGGRLNRKGRDHKNKHILYLYEPEDHKPYYTERKDIEMEDFVERTSRVIRDMPISYRAIKEWCDEVYVNVGLRKTNLRDEFMDCILFGRTPWEIRGIKEDGGGNIIKLREESYPTIDVIPEKYWDKIKDLPRVIEKYKVKVPFWWYSSLGQEGFDLSEEVTNRKYIICKIPYSKEYGFDIEKIGGEDKSCVIC